A stretch of the Aggregicoccus sp. 17bor-14 genome encodes the following:
- a CDS encoding DUF58 domain-containing protein — MALLDAQTLSRLQGVKLRARAVVDGVLSGLHKSPHQGQSVEFAEHKEYAPGDELRHMDWKAYGKFDKYYVKRFEHETNLRGLLVVDASASMGYKSGELSKLEVATTLAGALSYLLVRQQDAAGLAVMTAGKLQDVPPRASAGHLNMLLESLERVKPEGTTDLFGAADHLAEVLPRRSLVVVFSDLLDDRQDALKRILSLRQRKNDVAVFHLVDPAELTFPFDDPMLFLDMEGDRRVEVNAREIRQSYLEEFGAFLEGVKTACAEANVDYERVRTDERLDEVLLRFLARRGGRK; from the coding sequence ATGGCGCTGCTCGACGCCCAGACGCTGAGCCGGCTGCAGGGAGTGAAGCTGCGCGCGCGCGCCGTGGTGGACGGCGTGCTGAGCGGCCTGCACAAGAGCCCGCACCAGGGCCAGAGCGTGGAGTTCGCCGAGCACAAGGAGTACGCGCCCGGCGACGAGCTGCGCCACATGGACTGGAAGGCCTACGGCAAGTTCGACAAGTACTACGTCAAGCGCTTCGAGCACGAGACGAACCTGCGCGGCCTGCTCGTCGTCGATGCGAGCGCGTCCATGGGTTACAAGTCCGGCGAGCTGTCCAAGCTGGAGGTGGCCACCACGCTCGCGGGCGCGCTGAGCTACCTGCTCGTGAGACAGCAGGACGCGGCGGGGCTCGCGGTGATGACGGCGGGCAAGCTGCAGGACGTGCCTCCGCGCGCGTCTGCGGGGCACCTGAATATGCTCTTGGAGTCGCTCGAGCGCGTGAAGCCCGAGGGGACCACGGACCTCTTCGGCGCCGCGGACCACCTGGCCGAGGTGCTCCCGCGCCGCAGCCTCGTGGTGGTGTTCAGCGACCTCTTGGATGACCGGCAAGACGCGCTCAAGCGCATCCTGTCTCTGCGCCAGCGCAAGAACGACGTGGCGGTGTTCCACCTGGTGGACCCCGCCGAGCTCACGTTTCCGTTCGATGACCCGATGCTCTTCCTGGACATGGAGGGAGACCGCCGCGTGGAGGTGAACGCGCGGGAGATTCGGCAGAGCTACCTGGAGGAGTTCGGCGCCTTCCTCGAGGGCGTGAAGACCGCCTGCGCCGAGGCGAATGTGGACTACGAGCGCGTACGCACCGACGAGCGCCTGGACGAGGTGTTGCTGCGCTTTCTTGCCCGGCGCGGGGGGCGCAAGTGA
- a CDS encoding MoxR family ATPase — MESLSPSEPTSADLQAVAELAEAKRQILEQIEKRVVGQREVVEHLLIALFSRGHCLFVGVPGLAKTLLISTLADVLHLSFNRIQFTPDLMPSDITGTDILEEDKATGRRAFRFMEGPLFANIILADEVNRTPPKTQAALLQAMQEYRVTAGGRTYPLALPFLVFATQNPIEQEGTYPLPEAQLDRFMFLVDVGYPTAEEEVEIVKSTTGAAQRPLQRILSPEKILALQELVRRVPVPDHVVRFAVDLVRNTRPKEPGVPEFVQKNVSWGAGPRASQYLVVAAKARAILSGRFVATVEDVRALARPVLRHRVLPNFTAESEGITSVKLVDQLLAQVKG; from the coding sequence ATGGAAAGCCTCTCCCCTTCTGAGCCCACGAGCGCGGACCTGCAGGCGGTCGCGGAGCTCGCCGAGGCCAAGCGGCAGATCCTCGAGCAGATCGAGAAGCGCGTGGTGGGCCAGCGCGAGGTGGTGGAGCACCTGCTCATCGCGCTCTTCAGCCGCGGCCACTGCCTCTTCGTGGGCGTGCCGGGCCTCGCCAAGACGCTGCTCATCAGCACGCTCGCGGACGTGCTGCACCTCTCCTTCAACCGCATCCAGTTCACCCCGGACCTGATGCCCAGCGACATCACGGGCACGGACATCCTGGAGGAGGACAAGGCCACGGGGCGCCGCGCCTTCCGCTTCATGGAGGGACCGCTGTTCGCGAACATCATCCTCGCGGACGAGGTGAACCGCACCCCGCCCAAGACCCAGGCCGCGCTGCTGCAGGCGATGCAGGAGTACCGGGTCACCGCCGGCGGGCGCACCTACCCGCTCGCCCTGCCCTTCCTGGTGTTCGCCACCCAGAACCCCATCGAGCAGGAGGGCACCTACCCCCTGCCCGAGGCGCAGCTGGACCGCTTCATGTTCCTGGTCGACGTGGGCTACCCCACGGCGGAAGAAGAGGTGGAGATCGTCAAGAGCACCACCGGCGCGGCGCAGCGCCCGCTGCAGCGCATCCTCTCGCCGGAGAAGATCCTGGCGCTGCAGGAGCTGGTGCGCCGCGTGCCGGTGCCGGACCACGTGGTGCGCTTCGCGGTGGACCTGGTGCGCAACACGCGCCCCAAGGAGCCGGGCGTGCCGGAGTTCGTGCAGAAGAACGTGTCGTGGGGCGCAGGGCCGCGCGCGAGCCAGTACCTGGTGGTGGCGGCCAAGGCGCGCGCGATTCTCTCCGGGCGCTTCGTGGCCACGGTGGAGGACGTGCGCGCCCTTGCGCGCCCCGTGCTGCGCCACCGCGTGCTGCCCAACTTCACCGCCGAGAGCGAGGGCATCACCAGCGTGAAGCTGGTGGACCAGCTGCTCGCGCAGGTGAAGGGCTAG
- a CDS encoding DUF262 domain-containing protein, with the protein MSGPRQECFDDAPTDTEVEDVGPGVPERKALDAGKLRIVPKPLSVRQALDLVDAGDIALAQDFPRLALWTSRQRSLLVESVLVGIPLPALYFHQDTQGTLHVVDGVQRLTVLHRFAKGLEPLTELEYFPELSGKTFDTLDTQFRRRFQGAQLAIHVLEPSTPDEVKFDVFRRINTGGSPLTAQEIRHLMGRSGSRELLTRLTALPSFAEATGGAFQNERRMTDRELALRFCAFRVAFDEYLPFPGLDAFLLDFTRRLDGTHPQKPALTDAEREGLVSDFDRAMRSATAVFGASAFRKYPPAATKPGPLNRALFESWAVALADHAPEALAPRSAEISAAARALLEDPAYSDAVSVSTGDALRVALRFTRAREILQRETP; encoded by the coding sequence GTGTCGGGCCCCCGCCAGGAGTGCTTCGACGACGCGCCGACCGACACCGAGGTCGAGGACGTGGGGCCGGGGGTTCCGGAGCGCAAGGCCCTGGACGCGGGGAAGCTGCGCATCGTCCCCAAGCCGCTCTCGGTGCGCCAGGCGCTCGACCTGGTGGACGCGGGCGACATCGCGCTCGCGCAGGACTTCCCGCGCCTCGCGCTGTGGACGAGCCGGCAGAGGTCGCTGCTCGTCGAGTCCGTGCTTGTCGGGATTCCGCTGCCCGCCCTCTACTTCCACCAGGACACGCAGGGCACGCTGCACGTGGTGGACGGCGTGCAGAGACTCACGGTGCTGCACCGCTTCGCGAAGGGGCTCGAGCCGCTCACGGAGCTCGAGTACTTCCCGGAGCTCTCCGGCAAGACCTTCGACACGCTGGACACCCAGTTCCGCCGCCGCTTCCAGGGGGCGCAGCTCGCCATCCACGTGCTCGAGCCCTCGACGCCGGACGAGGTGAAGTTCGACGTCTTCCGGCGCATCAACACGGGCGGCAGCCCACTCACCGCGCAGGAGATCCGCCACCTCATGGGGCGAAGCGGCTCGCGCGAGCTGCTCACGCGGCTCACCGCGCTGCCTTCGTTCGCGGAGGCCACCGGCGGCGCCTTCCAGAACGAGCGCCGCATGACCGACCGCGAGCTCGCGCTGCGCTTCTGCGCGTTCCGGGTGGCGTTCGATGAGTACCTCCCGTTTCCGGGCCTGGACGCGTTCCTCCTCGACTTCACGCGCCGCCTCGACGGTACGCACCCACAGAAGCCCGCACTCACCGACGCGGAGCGCGAGGGGCTGGTGTCGGACTTCGACCGCGCGATGCGCAGTGCGACGGCAGTTTTCGGCGCGAGCGCGTTCCGCAAGTACCCGCCCGCTGCGACGAAGCCGGGGCCGCTGAACCGCGCGCTGTTCGAGAGCTGGGCAGTGGCGCTCGCGGACCACGCGCCCGAGGCGCTCGCGCCGCGCAGTGCGGAGATTTCCGCTGCCGCGCGAGCGCTCCTGGAGGACCCTGCCTACAGCGACGCCGTGAGTGTGAGCACCGGCGACGCACTGCGGGTGGCGCTGCGCTTCACACGGGCCCGTGAGATCCTGCAGCGGGAGACACCTTGA
- a CDS encoding DUF3696 domain-containing protein, giving the protein MIKTLEIAGFKRFASASVEFAPLTVLSGLNGAGKTSVIHTLLMLREASLFNARSVSLNGPYGLELGSVQDVLNLNTAAGSNEIRVTVRPGEGEEERALYIFDARDEELLHLPIKERPHPVPTVLGGPARGFGYLSAERLGPRDVLPASARPEDDLGVGVRGEYCAQVLARHGLKEKVPVGRRHPSLTDDADAFLKYQVEAWLSDIARPTEIESVAFPNTSVTAMRFRAPGGDWVRAPNMGFGLSYSLPVVVAGLVAPQRDALLIVENPEAHLHPAGQSRMGTFLATVAATGVQVLVETHSDHVLNGIRRAIGELGLLKPEDALVHFFDAKEDGEPRNTPLRFSASGGLNEWPKRFFDQYQVDVAVLAKVRRGAVK; this is encoded by the coding sequence TTGATCAAGACGCTGGAGATTGCCGGCTTCAAGCGCTTCGCCTCCGCCTCGGTGGAGTTCGCACCGCTCACCGTCCTCTCGGGACTCAACGGCGCGGGGAAGACCTCGGTCATCCACACGCTGCTCATGCTGCGCGAGGCGAGCCTCTTCAACGCGCGCTCCGTCTCGCTCAACGGCCCTTACGGCCTCGAGCTGGGCAGCGTGCAGGACGTGCTCAACCTGAACACCGCCGCGGGCTCCAATGAGATCCGCGTGACGGTGCGCCCGGGCGAGGGCGAGGAGGAGCGCGCGCTCTACATCTTCGACGCCCGCGACGAGGAGCTGCTGCACCTGCCCATCAAGGAGCGCCCGCACCCGGTGCCCACGGTGCTCGGCGGCCCCGCGCGCGGCTTCGGCTACCTGTCGGCGGAGCGGCTGGGACCGCGTGACGTGCTGCCCGCGAGCGCGCGCCCCGAGGACGACCTGGGCGTGGGCGTGCGCGGGGAGTACTGCGCGCAGGTGCTCGCGCGCCACGGGCTGAAGGAGAAGGTGCCCGTGGGCAGGCGGCACCCCTCGCTCACGGACGACGCGGATGCGTTCCTCAAGTACCAGGTCGAGGCCTGGCTCTCGGACATCGCGCGGCCCACCGAGATCGAGTCCGTGGCCTTCCCGAACACCTCGGTGACGGCGATGCGCTTCCGCGCGCCCGGCGGCGACTGGGTGCGCGCGCCGAACATGGGCTTCGGGCTGAGCTACAGCCTGCCCGTGGTGGTGGCGGGGCTCGTCGCGCCGCAGCGGGACGCGCTGCTCATCGTGGAGAACCCCGAGGCACACCTGCACCCGGCGGGGCAGTCGCGCATGGGGACCTTCCTCGCCACCGTGGCGGCGACGGGAGTCCAGGTGCTGGTGGAGACGCACAGCGACCACGTGCTCAACGGCATCCGGCGCGCGATTGGCGAGCTCGGGCTGCTGAAGCCCGAGGACGCCCTGGTGCACTTCTTCGACGCGAAGGAGGACGGCGAGCCGCGCAACACGCCGCTGCGCTTCTCGGCTTCGGGTGGGCTGAACGAGTGGCCCAAGCGCTTCTTCGACCAGTACCAGGTGGACGTCGCCGTGCTCGCGAAGGTGCGCCGCGGGGCGGTGAAGTAG
- a CDS encoding AAA family ATPase: MKLITGIDISGFRSINKGKLEHLGSLNAIAGLNNSGKSNVLRALNLFFTGQSDQNLNINIESDYHRGPNAPKGKKKRIRVALNFSLPSNFKFQKTIKNVESFLGGSTFSIAKEWTLDSLTPSLELNGKEINDLDEREYINRFLSLISFRYIPNRVLPLEIIRSEHHALRDVIVRRMAGKTIDQEKAFQALEQISVSLTQDLSKHVREACPGIGEVKLATPRSLQDMVFAFGYRLGSGEHETDDKFQGSGIQSLLMLETLALIDRDYNRKFGWKQATVWALEEPESSLHTALEAQVARYLADVSSEENGRLQIFSTTHSDLVLQYSDQPILVSHEDGASSLSAPTSKLEALHEAARTGISRWVHPILSFPLDPVIFVEGKHDKAFIEAALRISAPDSVFRVATLEELQGGGATGGIDDMIKYLKTHMPAIRTRLKTAPIVVVLDWDSLSRKKDIEKLFHGLDCAHVVVWDESSANPHLDDTFRGVERFYPDRIIDEVDQALGVLGVLKGKRFLPKKDAPNFKNRAFDLVRKGLLEDDLKYAKAFLEALLSACGVANSGA; this comes from the coding sequence GTGAAGCTTATTACCGGCATCGACATCAGCGGCTTCCGCTCAATCAACAAGGGAAAGCTTGAGCACCTAGGGAGCTTGAATGCCATTGCGGGCCTCAACAACTCTGGAAAGTCGAATGTACTTCGCGCCCTAAACCTCTTCTTCACCGGCCAGTCGGATCAAAACCTCAATATCAACATTGAGTCTGACTATCACCGAGGCCCGAATGCCCCCAAGGGCAAGAAGAAGAGAATTAGAGTCGCGCTAAACTTCTCACTCCCTAGCAATTTCAAGTTCCAAAAGACCATCAAGAACGTCGAGTCTTTTCTTGGGGGAAGTACCTTTTCGATCGCGAAGGAGTGGACCCTCGACTCACTAACACCAAGCTTGGAACTCAACGGGAAAGAAATCAACGACCTGGACGAACGAGAATACATAAATCGTTTCCTGTCGCTGATTTCCTTTCGATACATCCCCAACAGAGTCCTGCCGCTTGAAATTATTCGTTCAGAACACCACGCACTGCGGGACGTCATAGTCCGACGTATGGCGGGCAAAACGATTGATCAAGAAAAGGCCTTTCAGGCTTTAGAGCAGATATCCGTTTCGCTCACTCAGGACTTGAGCAAGCATGTGCGCGAGGCATGTCCTGGGATTGGGGAGGTCAAGCTTGCCACGCCTCGTTCTCTGCAGGACATGGTCTTTGCTTTTGGCTATCGACTTGGCAGCGGCGAACATGAAACCGACGACAAGTTTCAAGGCTCCGGAATCCAAAGCCTGTTGATGCTTGAGACGCTGGCGCTGATCGACCGAGACTACAACCGTAAGTTTGGCTGGAAACAAGCCACCGTGTGGGCCCTGGAAGAGCCCGAGTCATCCCTACATACGGCTCTGGAAGCACAGGTCGCGCGATACCTTGCGGATGTATCCAGCGAGGAGAATGGGCGCCTTCAAATCTTTTCGACTACGCACTCGGACCTAGTCCTCCAGTACTCAGACCAACCCATTTTGGTCTCGCATGAAGACGGAGCTAGTTCACTATCGGCCCCGACGTCCAAACTGGAGGCTTTGCACGAAGCTGCTCGCACGGGGATCTCCAGATGGGTGCATCCTATTCTGTCGTTCCCGCTCGACCCCGTGATCTTTGTCGAAGGCAAGCACGACAAAGCCTTTATCGAAGCCGCACTTCGGATTTCGGCCCCCGACAGCGTCTTTCGTGTCGCAACCCTCGAGGAGCTCCAAGGCGGTGGAGCGACGGGAGGCATCGACGACATGATCAAATATCTCAAAACCCACATGCCTGCGATTCGAACCCGACTGAAGACGGCACCGATCGTCGTCGTTCTCGACTGGGATTCACTGTCGAGGAAGAAGGATATTGAGAAACTTTTCCACGGGCTCGACTGCGCACATGTGGTTGTCTGGGACGAGAGCAGCGCGAATCCGCATCTCGATGATACGTTCCGTGGAGTGGAACGCTTCTACCCAGACCGCATCATCGATGAAGTTGATCAAGCGCTTGGCGTCTTGGGCGTTCTCAAAGGGAAGAGGTTTCTGCCAAAGAAAGATGCGCCGAATTTCAAGAATCGCGCGTTCGATTTGGTCCGTAAAGGACTTCTTGAAGACGACCTGAAGTATGCGAAGGCATTCTTAGAAGCGCTGTTGAGCGCATGTGGCGTCGCCAACTCTGGTGCGTAA
- a CDS encoding ATP-binding protein has protein sequence MDSLLEAVSQLEQTFVRRNRAPLGALVTWAEGAKGFLTARWLFVDEHREPREGRDYGELRLREVWLPIEQAVPSLRSALVHPTDGTGSFNFGSFDYGRIERRVSRSDSLSGWSEWVLEASQQSRRHDHGLTSGVAVAHGLPPFPSFHRAVEDWVWGERLVQRDGQARHLGEMLVVVPDTRGMLGSVRWEGNRLSGTVHSSSENDELEIQAAIATDTGRLVLPPLRPAPSAFSWETPVDARGADVYLVHSSRDLMGMANLSPGATLVDPARQLPPSEQAERDLADGENDRVEYKPFVNPKSDKESELIATVIAFANTVGGRLYIGVRNDGEPEGEQTFRRVIQGDKPEDEDRYLAYLDSLFRERVKPVPPLQYRARRRLGPSCNYGQSRDRR, from the coding sequence ATGGATTCGCTTCTTGAGGCGGTCTCTCAGCTTGAGCAAACTTTTGTCCGTCGGAATCGCGCGCCACTGGGTGCGCTAGTGACTTGGGCAGAAGGCGCAAAGGGATTCCTTACTGCGCGCTGGCTTTTTGTTGACGAGCATCGCGAGCCGCGGGAAGGCCGGGACTACGGCGAACTCCGCCTCCGCGAGGTGTGGCTGCCCATAGAACAGGCCGTGCCGAGCTTGCGGTCTGCGCTAGTGCACCCCACTGATGGGACCGGCAGCTTTAACTTCGGCTCGTTCGACTACGGGAGAATCGAACGGCGAGTTAGTCGTTCGGACAGCCTCTCCGGCTGGTCTGAGTGGGTGCTTGAGGCAAGCCAGCAGAGTCGACGTCACGATCACGGACTCACCTCTGGTGTCGCTGTAGCCCACGGTCTGCCTCCGTTTCCCTCTTTTCATCGAGCAGTCGAAGATTGGGTATGGGGCGAACGACTAGTTCAACGAGATGGGCAAGCACGCCATCTCGGTGAGATGCTAGTCGTCGTTCCGGATACGAGGGGAATGCTCGGCAGCGTCCGATGGGAGGGCAATCGACTGTCGGGGACGGTGCATTCCTCGAGCGAGAATGACGAGCTTGAAATTCAAGCCGCGATTGCCACGGATACGGGTCGACTTGTGCTGCCTCCATTGAGGCCAGCGCCTTCAGCTTTTAGCTGGGAGACCCCAGTCGACGCCCGAGGTGCTGACGTCTATCTCGTACATTCCAGCCGAGACCTCATGGGCATGGCAAACCTATCTCCTGGAGCGACTCTAGTAGATCCGGCGAGGCAACTTCCCCCATCCGAGCAAGCTGAACGCGACTTGGCGGACGGAGAGAACGATCGTGTCGAATACAAGCCCTTCGTCAACCCCAAAAGCGACAAGGAGTCTGAGCTTATTGCGACCGTTATTGCCTTCGCCAACACCGTGGGAGGGCGCCTGTACATTGGCGTCAGAAACGATGGTGAGCCGGAGGGCGAGCAAACCTTTCGCCGAGTCATCCAGGGAGATAAACCTGAAGACGAAGACAGGTACTTGGCCTACTTGGACTCACTCTTTAGAGAGCGGGTGAAGCCTGTGCCCCCCCTTCAATATCGAGCTCGTCGGCGTCTCGGGCCATCGTGTAATTATGGTCAGAGTCGAGACAGGAGATGA
- a CDS encoding BatA domain-containing protein produces the protein MSFAQPWMLLGMAAALIPLLVHLFDRRRPRPHPFGPLSFVLRSQKRTASRLKLKRLILYTLRTLILLLIPLALARPQCASEAVAAQSARGPAATVVVLDASLSMRYRDGGRSLFERAQDEARDAFADLRAEEPATVLVCTDAPQAPHALGFDRGRMRGELDEAKPTYAPADLSRCLELAARALEDSPVAGKRLVVVSDFTQGSLRLESPAPTVKAPDGRSVRPEVVLRDAAGGKALSNHALVDLKVEPALQAGPRAYQFTFTVKNYSTEAVKDLAATVRTGETVLAKGFVDVAAGGTAQKALTVRFAQGGVIAGEVTLAPDALAEDDKRGFVLPVPRALKALVVNGAPNATRYRDEAFFVEAALSAPGSPVQASVRDAEAGLREDFGQYDVVLLLNVPAPDADVAQRLGAFVEAGGGLFLSMGDRVETEAYNARLKALLPRPLRLVRTAAERDDTDADRKAAKLARVAVEHPLFSPFAGAAGEGLLSARFYRYVLLEAQGPGASEVLATYEDGAPALAVARRGKGRVALFTSTVDRDWSDFAIRTSFLPLMQRMSAYLAGALEERQEQRVRVGENVSVRPEGSERLTAVRAPDGRELALQAQGDGSFSAGPLAEPGVHQVLEAAGKPVPALAFAVALDPAESDLTRIPQESLTAYFGEETVKAANGDAQKPEVPVWTWLIVAAAVAFFLEGTLLRK, from the coding sequence GTGAGCTTCGCCCAGCCGTGGATGCTGCTGGGGATGGCCGCCGCGCTCATCCCCCTGCTGGTGCACCTCTTCGACCGGCGCCGGCCGAGGCCCCACCCCTTCGGGCCCCTCTCCTTCGTGCTGCGCAGCCAGAAGCGCACCGCGAGCCGGCTCAAGCTCAAGCGCCTCATCCTCTACACGCTGCGCACCCTCATCCTGCTGCTCATCCCGCTCGCGCTCGCGAGGCCGCAGTGCGCCTCGGAGGCGGTGGCGGCGCAGAGCGCGCGCGGTCCCGCGGCCACCGTGGTGGTGCTGGATGCGAGCCTCTCCATGCGCTACCGCGACGGAGGCCGCAGCCTCTTCGAGCGCGCGCAGGACGAGGCGCGCGACGCGTTCGCGGACCTGCGCGCCGAGGAGCCCGCCACGGTGCTGGTGTGCACGGACGCCCCCCAGGCCCCGCACGCGCTCGGCTTCGACCGCGGGCGCATGCGCGGGGAGCTGGACGAGGCGAAGCCGACTTATGCCCCCGCGGACCTGAGCCGCTGCCTGGAGCTCGCGGCGCGCGCGCTCGAGGATAGCCCGGTCGCCGGCAAGCGCCTGGTGGTGGTGAGTGACTTCACGCAAGGCTCTCTGCGCCTGGAGAGCCCCGCCCCCACCGTGAAGGCGCCGGACGGGCGTAGCGTGCGCCCCGAGGTGGTGCTGCGCGATGCGGCCGGCGGCAAGGCGCTGTCCAACCACGCGCTCGTGGATCTCAAGGTCGAGCCCGCGCTGCAGGCGGGCCCGCGCGCCTACCAGTTCACCTTCACCGTGAAGAACTACTCGACGGAGGCGGTGAAGGACCTGGCGGCCACGGTGCGCACGGGCGAGACGGTGCTCGCCAAGGGCTTCGTGGACGTGGCGGCCGGGGGCACGGCGCAGAAGGCGCTCACGGTGCGCTTCGCACAAGGGGGCGTCATCGCGGGCGAGGTGACGCTCGCGCCGGACGCGCTCGCCGAGGACGACAAGCGCGGCTTCGTGCTGCCGGTGCCGCGGGCCCTGAAGGCGCTGGTGGTGAACGGCGCGCCGAATGCCACGCGCTATCGGGATGAAGCCTTCTTCGTGGAGGCGGCCCTGAGTGCCCCGGGCTCACCGGTGCAGGCGAGCGTGCGCGACGCGGAGGCGGGCCTGCGCGAGGACTTCGGCCAGTACGACGTGGTGCTGCTGCTCAACGTGCCCGCGCCGGACGCGGATGTAGCGCAGCGCCTGGGCGCCTTCGTGGAAGCGGGCGGCGGGCTCTTCCTCAGCATGGGAGACCGCGTGGAGACGGAGGCCTACAACGCGAGGCTCAAGGCGCTCCTGCCCCGCCCCTTGCGCCTGGTGCGCACGGCGGCCGAGCGCGACGACACGGACGCGGACCGGAAGGCGGCGAAGCTCGCGCGCGTGGCCGTGGAGCACCCGCTGTTCAGCCCCTTCGCAGGGGCCGCGGGCGAGGGGCTCCTCTCCGCGCGCTTCTACCGCTACGTGCTCCTGGAGGCGCAAGGCCCGGGCGCCAGCGAGGTGCTCGCCACCTACGAGGACGGCGCCCCTGCGCTCGCGGTGGCGCGGCGGGGCAAGGGGCGCGTCGCGCTGTTCACCTCGACGGTGGACCGAGACTGGAGCGACTTCGCGATCCGCACGAGCTTCCTGCCGCTGATGCAGCGCATGTCGGCGTACCTCGCCGGAGCGCTCGAGGAGCGGCAGGAGCAGCGCGTTCGGGTGGGCGAGAACGTGAGCGTGCGGCCGGAGGGCAGCGAGCGCCTCACGGCGGTGCGCGCACCGGATGGGCGCGAGCTCGCGCTGCAGGCGCAGGGAGACGGCAGCTTCAGCGCGGGACCGCTCGCGGAGCCCGGCGTGCACCAGGTGCTGGAGGCGGCCGGAAAGCCCGTGCCCGCCCTCGCCTTCGCGGTGGCGCTGGACCCGGCGGAGAGCGACCTCACCCGCATCCCGCAAGAATCGCTCACCGCCTACTTCGGCGAGGAGACGGTGAAGGCCGCGAACGGCGACGCCCAGAAGCCCGAGGTCCCGGTGTGGACCTGGCTCATCGTGGCCGCCGCCGTGGCCTTCTTCCTGGAGGGCACGCTGCTGCGGAAGTAA